The following DNA comes from Methanococcus maripaludis.
TATACTGAGCAGATTCTGGTATTCTCTTGAAAACTCCAAAAATTCTTTTTCGTTATCTTCATCTGATATTTCAAGGTTTTTATTCCAGAATAAAAGTTTTAACCGATATTTAATTAATTTAAGGTTTGAACTATCATTTATTTCATCAATCAAATTCAAATCCCGAATACTTTCCATGTTGTCTAGAAACACTAAAATCACAGATTAATTAAATTATAATTTATTCGTTCATTTTGTAGAGGAAAATTGCAACTTCGCCAATTGCGCCGATGTTGTTCTCCAAAATATGCATTGCAGTTCCTTTTTCGAGTTCCTTTTTTGTAAAACCTGAAGAGTTTCCTGAAAAAATTACTAAATCCCTTTTTCCAATTGATTTGAAGTCGATTTTCTCGTTTGCAATTTTACTGTCTGCTATTAATATTACCCTTTCAGGGTTTAAAATCTCTACTGCGTCATCGATATCTTCGAGAAACATTAAATTTTTATTCAATTTTATCGCCATTTTCTGAGCGATCGGAATTCCATTTTGGGCCGCTGAACCTGTTGCTCTTGTAAATATTACTGAATCGAGTCCCATTCCAAAAACTGTCTTTGTAAATTCTTCTATCTGTTTTGAACTAAATGTGTTGTGAAGTGCGATAAACATGAAATCCACCTTTTTTATTTTATCTTTTATTTGTTGTTCAAATATTTTTTAACTTCTTTTGCAATTACCAGTGAAAGTGAAGGGGGAACGCTTTCCCCAACCTGATTGTACTGGGCAGTAATTCCGCCTGCAAAAATATGGGTGTCTGGATAACTCATGAGCCTTGCCTGTTCTCGAACAGTTAAAAGCCGATCTTCCTCATGATGTATAAATCTCCTCTTTCCCATTACAGTTTCAGAGTTTCCCTCCATTGAAAGTCGTATATAATTATCCAAAAACCCGCCGCACGCCTTAAATTTGACAGCTGAACCGCCAATTTTAATTTTATGAATATCTTTTGCAATTTTTTCTGGGAGCGGATATTTTTCATTATTCAATGCATTTCTATCAATATTTGATAAAGCGGTTTTAACGTCTACATTGTCAGTTTTTTCAAGATTTAATGGAATATTTGAAACAATTACCCGTTTTCTAAGTGAGGGGTTCCCGTAATTTTCAGAATCGAAAACATGAAAGTATATTTCATCAAAACCGACTCTTGAAAACTCTTTTTCCAAATGTTCTCTGGTTTCGTAGTTTAAAATCCCTGGAACATTTTCCATTACAAAAACTTCCGGAGAAATATCTCCGACAATTCGAATGTATTCTAAAACCAGTCTTCCAACAGGATCTCGATAAAGCCTGTTGAATGGGATCTTTTCACGCTTTGGATTTGCACCCGTGTATCCTTCACAAGGTGGCCCCCCAATGATTAGATCAATTTTTGAATCAGAATTATTATTAACTATATTCGATATGTATTTTGAATTTATTTCCCTTATGTCCTCATTGATTACAACAGGATTTAAATTTTCATAATTATTTAATTTTTTAAATTCTTCGATATCATCTTGTACTAAAAAATCTTCGAGTTTAAAATAGACTTCTTTTTCTAAAATTTCATTTAATTTTTTTTCAAAAACCGTTCCGTTGTAATTTAAAGCATAGGAATTTGCCGCGTTTTCATCCAATTCAATTGCCAAAAGTGGTTTAAATCCCATTTCAACAAATCCTCTCGAAAACCCGCCACATCCACAGAATAAATCAATAAAATTCATTTTTCCCACGTAAAAATAAGTGCTGATAACCATATAATTGTGATTACCTATAAAAATACATGGTGCTTAAATGACTCGTTTAGATCAGTTGAAAAATTCAAATTATGGGAAAATTTTAGAAGATTTAGAGATTAAAAAACTCCTCAATTCTTCAAAAAATATTACAATCGTTGGAATTTCAAAAAATAGTGAAAACCCGAGTTTTTTCGTTTCTAAATATCTGATAGAATCTGGATTTAACGTTTATTTAATAAATCCAAAATATTCTGGCGAAAAAATATTAAATCATCATGTTTATTCAAATATTTCCGAAATAAAAGAAAAAATAGACATTGTATCGATATTTGTAAACCAGTCAAAAACCCTTGCAATTGCCAAAGAAGCTGTTAAATTAGGATTTAATGCATTCTGGTTTCAGCTTGAAACTTCAGATAAAGAAACTGTAGATTATGTTTTGAAAAACGGTTTTGATGTTGTTTTGGAAAAGTGCATTATGGTAGAACATCAAAAATTTTTATAGTTTAAAGAAATAGTTATTTTGATTTAAAAAAGGTGACTTTGATGAACATTTTAAGAAGGGGAAGACTTGGAAGCAACGTCAAGGAAGACGTGATGAAATTCACTACAAGCCTTGAATTTGATAAAGAAATCTTTGAAAGCGATATTTTATGCGATATTGCACACACCACGATGCTTATCGAACAGAATGTGATTTCAGAAGAAAACGGTAAAAAAATAATCGCAGAACTTAAAAAAATAGCAGAAAAGGGCATGGAAAACCTTGATCTCGATCCATCACTTGATGACATTCACATGGTAATTGAAAGTGAACTGATAAAAGAACTCGGAGAAGATGTTGCAGGTAGGATGCATACTGGAAGGAGTCGAAATGACGAAGTTGCAACTGATTTGAGGCTCTCCTTGAGGAAAAAAGTTCTTGAAATAATTGGCCATTTGATTACAATGGAACAAAATATGCTTAAAGTTTCAAACGAGCATAAAGAAACCCTCACTGTCGGATACACGCATTTGCAGCAGGCACAACCTGTAACTTTCGGACATCACATTTTAAGTCATGTTTCAGCAATTGAACGGGATATTTCAAGGTTTTTTGATACTTACAATAGGATAAATATCTCGCCTCTCGGATGCAGTGCGATGGCGACAACAGGATTTAATCTCAACAGAAAAAGAACCCAAGAACTTCTAGGATTTTACGACATTATTGAAAATTCAATGGACGGGGTGTCTTCAAGAGATTTCATCGTTGAAACAATGGCAAATATCTCGATGCTTGGAACAAATTTATCAAAAATTTGTGAAGAACTCGTTGTGTTCTCGAGTGCCGAATTTAACACGATTGAAATTGCAAATGAATACACTTCAACTTCTTCGATAATGCCTCAAAAAAAAAATCCGGATGTTGCTGAAATCACAAGAGCAAAGCTTTCAACGTTAAATGGAGAACTCGTAACAGTTTTAACAATCATGAAAGCGCTTCCAAACACGTATAATAGAGATCTACAAGAAATCAGTCCGCATCTTTGGAAAAGTGTCTATACACTTATAGACTGTATTCAGATGGTTGACGGAATGATATCAACTATTAAAGTAAATAAAGAAAGAATGAAGGAAAACGCAGAGAAAAACTATTCTACTGCAACAGAACTTGCAGATACCCTCGTTAGAGAATGCGGAATTGCGTTTAGAATGGCGCACGGAATTGTTGGAGAACTCGTGAAGAGATCCATTGAAGAAAAAGTTGAAATTAAAGAAATAATTTTAGAGGTTCTTGAAAAAAACAATCTCTCTTTAAGTCAGGAAAAAATTGATACTGCGCTCGATCCTTTTGAAAACGTCAAATTAAGAAATGTAATCGGTGGACCTGCACCAGAAGAAGTGGAAAGGGCAATATCTTCATTTAATACAAAAATTTCGACACATAAAGAAAAATTGGATGAAAAAATTGCTGAAGTAAATACTGTTAATAAAAATCTCTTAAAATAAATATTAAAAAAATTATAAAATACTAAAAACCCTTTTTAAAATTATAGTTGCATAGCTTCCCTTCTTTAAACTAAATTCTAAAGCTATTTTATATTTTTTCTGGTTTAATTCGTCAGATTTGAACGTTCCAGTATTAACATCTTCAGGAATTGAAATAATCGGTCTTTTCGTGTATTTTAATTTTCCAAAGTCCATTTTTTCAAAATCTGAAAATTTAATCCGTTCCTTCTTCAAAATTGCATTTATTATCTTTTTTTCTGAATCGCTGTATTCCACATCTGAAACTATCGTTGGAAAGTCCAATTCTTTCAATTTATCAAATAATTCTTCGCCAATATTTTCATAAAACAGAAATGTTCCACAGCAGTAATCGACATATTTTCTATTTTCCTGCGGAATAATCTCTTTTAAAAACTCTTTTAAGCATTCATTCCAGAGGTAGCTTTGATATGCAGATATAAAAAGCTCTTTCAACCGATTATCCATATATTTAAACGATTTTTTAAAATCATTTTCATATTTTAGCGATTTTACCATGTTTCTAAACATTTTACTTTTTATCTGCTTTTTATCGATGTATTTTAGGCATTCGTCCCAGTTGCCCCAATTTTTATCGATAAATCTTTTTAAATCTTTTATTTGCTTTTTTTCACTTTTCGTATAGCTTGTTAAAAGTATTTTAACGACTTCTTCATAATTTCCCTTCAAAATTTCCTTTGCTATAAATTTACCGTTAAATACACTTCCAAATCTCTGTTCATCGTAATAATTTGGTGCGCCCAAACTTAAAGCTCGAATATTATCTGCAATTTTTAAAAATTCATTTTTATCAACAGCCCTTGCGATAATTTCAAACCGATTTCCGTATAATTTTCCAATTTTTAGCGGTTTTTTAATAGTTCCGACATATTCAAGCTTTAAATTATCTTCGTCGAGAGATAATTTACCATATTCATTTGGAATGGAAACGTACTGCGTTGTAATTGCGTGTCTATCTTTTAAACCGCAATAACCGATTTCTTTTGTTGGAACTTCAAAATTTTTTGAAAGGTACGATATCGCTTTTAAATTTTCTATTCCATTTTTTTGAAGTTTATATAAGGAATAATTTCCAGAATCATCCAATTCATACTCTAAAATCTCATTTACAATGAAATCTTCGTGTTTTTGTCTAAATTTCATAATATCCCTTATTGAATCATGTTCATTTGATCTATTTCTTTTAAAATATCAAAATCTTTTCTTTTTACAGCAATTTCTCGAATTTTTTCAATTATTTTTAAATTTTTACCGCACAATTCGCGATATTCCTTGCAATATTCCAAAATATCTCTGTAATGATCTTCAATTAAACTTTTATTGTATTTTGACAATTCGTATGCCACAAGTCCTTTTAATATCGATTCTTTTGAAAATAAAAATACAGGATGCAGCCAGAGAACTAATTTTTCATCTTCGTGTTCCATTACGTTTTCTATTTTTTCTAAATCCATGAATACATCGATATATACTAAAACTTCTGAAATATTTGAATTTTCCGAGATTTTCTGAACTATTGATTCCAGATTTACATCGAATTCTGAAATTTTAATGTCGAGTTCTTCATCAGACAGTTCATTCCACTGGAGTATTCTTTCCCTGTGTTCGTATGACGCCGTCGAAAACGTCTTTAAAATAACTTCGAAAGTATTATCTACAGAAAAACTGTAATCGTCTGCTTTTCGCGAAGAAAGATGTATTATCATGATTCCATCGTCGATGTGCTTCAAATTTACCTTTCTAAGGGAATATTTTCTATTTGTTGCTTCAAAACTTGGTAATTCATCGCAATCCAATAAATTTTTTATAGAATACCGTTTACCAGTTTCATTCCAGAGATTAAATCCTTTGAATTCGATGTCGAGTGTTTCTGCCATTAAAAGATCTCTTGAATATTCATCGATATTCTTTAAAACGTCCTTTAAAATCTTATTTATAAGTTGTTTAGACTCCATTTCAGTCACCAATTTATCCGCCGTGCCTTAAGTACCATCCACGATCCATTATATTTTTAATTAATTTTCCGTTGTATTTTCCAATTCCGAGTAATTCCTTGTTTTCATTAAATACTGCGACTTTTCCATCCCCGACGACTTCGATAATTGAGGTATCGAAAACGTCTCTTTCATAGAGGAATAGACTTTCACCTTTTTCATTTACCCGTGCATAATTCTTTTCAATGTACTTTGAAACCATGTTTATACCTTCTAATGAGGGTAAAAACTTTTCTTTTCCAGAGATTTCTTCGAGTTCGCCGACATTTATCCCTACACTGTAAATATCCTTGTGATTTTCTAGAGATTTAAGAACCTTGGAACTTACGTAAACTACGTTTTTTGATTTTCCTTTCAATAATAAAAAATTCTTAAAATCAAGTTCTTCAGCTTTTTTACCGATGTACCTCGAAATAGCCGCTTTTATAGCACTGATTTCTGATTCTTCGAGCTTTCTGTGTTTCATAATATCCCGCTTAAATTAGATCATTTATAACTATTTAGAATCTGTAACTATATATAACAAATTATAAAAAAGTCTGGATGGGTTTGTTGTTCTTTTAGTTATTTTAAATTAGTTAAAATAATAAATAAATTAAATTATTTTTGAGATCTGCGAATCGTTGTTTTAACATAGCTTTCTATTTTTTGATCGATCTGTTTTGAAAGGTTGTTTACCATTTCAAGATTTTTTTCAGAGATATCTATTTTTTCAGGCATGTATTTTGTTTTTTCAAGCGTTTTTACACCTTTGAGTACATCAAGGTCTGAAAAACTGCTGTAAAGTTCTCTTCCTGTTGATAATATCTCATTTTCTACCGTTTTTCCTTCTTTTTTGCCATAAATTGAAAAAAGTGGGAATTTTGTAATTACATTTGATCCCGCCATTACGAGCGGTCCGATGTTTGTTAGTTTATCAACCCAAGTTCCAGATATTATCTTTATTTTTGGGAAAGTTAGCCTAACACTTGAAACCCAGTTCATGTATTCGAGTGTTGTTACAGAGGTTTTTCCTTGAAAGATTGTTTCATCCTGGGGATTTAGGGAGTAAAAGGTAATTCTATCAAGATTTAATTCTTCAATTAAATTTAATAATACTTCGATATCATCTTCAGTTTCGCCCATGCCCAAAATTATCGTAATTCCTGTTTTAAGTCCCATATCTTTTGCTTTTTTCAGCATTTCTTTCGTGTTTGATAGTGGTTTTCCAGGACACAATTCTTCGTGTAATTTTGGATTTACGGTTTCTACTGCACCGACGACCCCTTCAACGTTGTTTAAATTTAAATTTTCGAAATCAATTATCCCAACATTTAGATACTGTTTTGCCTGCTGAACGTACGAAACCATTTCGATAGTGTCGTTTAATTCTTCAGTTTTATACCCATATCCACCAGAAATAAATTCAAGCTTCCATCCAATTCTTTTCATGATTATGCTTTCTGCTAAAATGGATTCAGGCTTTCTTCTTGCTTTTAATGGGTCTTTTATCTTTTCTTTTTGTGTCGACATGAAGCAGAATTTACAAGGGTTTTCTAAATTACAGTACCACCCTAAAAAAAGGGCCCTTTCTAAACTAGTAATGTTTTCGTGGTGTTTTTCCATTAATTTAAATGCCTTAATTGAATTTTCTAAAATCTCCGTAGAATTCATAATATCTCCTGATAAATTTAAAATACTTGAGTAAAAGATAATAATATACCAATATTTGGGGGCTGTCCGTGAACAAATTATCTGAATCTGATTTAAGTGTGACATTGAATATAAACTATAGAGGTAAGCATGTCACAAAAACTCAGGTCGAAATATTGAAATTGGTTTCTGAAACAAAGTCGCAGAACAAAGTTGCGGAAATTCTAGGAATACCTCCATCAACGGTAAATATTCAGATAAAAAGGCTTGAAAATAAGTTAGATTTAAAATTAATTCATTCTTCTCCTGCGGGAACTATGTTATCCGATGATGCGGAACGTATTGTATCTTTTTACAATGCATACCTTGAAAGAACTTCAAAAGAAAAATTTATTGCATGTGGATTTATAAGTGGAGAAGTTGGGAGACTTCTTTTCGACGATGTACTTGTTTCATCATTTTCCAATGTTTTAAAACTTTATAAATCAAATTTAACGAGTATTGTTGGAATTGATGACCCCTACTGGAGTTACAGGCTTGGTGATCCAGTTCCGGTTGCATTTGACCACTTTGTAATGGTTTCAAAGGATGAATTTGACCATAAAAATCTTTTAGGGGTTAACTATTCAGCCCACAGGATCGTTTGGAAAACCCTTAAAAATGAAAAAATAGATTTTAAGGTAGCAAAAGTTGTAAAAAACCCATTTTATGCGATAGACCTTTTAGAAGAAGGATACAGCATGTTTTTGAATACCTGCCTTTTAAGATATGTTAAAAAAGATTATTTAATCGAAACTCCGGAGTATTATGATAAAACAAGACATACAATAAACTTTATTTTAAATAATTCGATTTTAGAAAATGAATTTGAAGAATTGCTATATAAAAAACAGAAAGAAATAAAATCTGCAGGTTTTGAACCTATTTTGTAATTTTTGAAATTATTTAAAATTATCTAATAACTATTTTCGAAATTATTTGTCCAACAATTGGTGAAACAAAGTATGCTGTAGGGAACGCTATAGAGTACCCGATTAAAAGTACCTTTGGTCAAAATGCTAAAACTTCGAAACTAACTCCACGATTTACCGGCGTCATTGCCAAAGACATTACTAATGCCATTGCATCAGACATCAATAATGCAAATGTTACTCTTTCGTATTTTTTGGGGATTATCATCTATTCACCGTGTAAATTGATCTGAAATTGGATTTAAATAAAAAATAATAAAAAGAGTGTATGTTCAAAGTATAAAAAGTTAAAATAATAACATGTTTAGTTATTGAGGAATGTTTCCGCCTGGAACCATTACGGTAAGTTTTACCTGTTTTACGCCCTTTTGTGACGTAAGTTTATCGGTTAAGTCCTTAATGTCTGATGCATCCCCTTTAACGAGAACTACCTCCATACAGTGGTCGTGATCAAGGTGCATATGAATTGTTGCAACGATTAATTTTTCATAATCGTGCTGTATTGTCGTTAATTTCTCCATCACGTCAGTAGAGTGGTGATCATAGATAATACTGATCGTTCCAGCCCTGTGACCTTCTAGACTGTGAATCCATTTATGTTTTATTAAGTAATCCCTGATAGAGTCCCTTATGGCCTCACTTCTGCTTGCGTAGCCCCTTTCTTCGATTATTTCATCGAACTCTGCAAGCAAGTTTGTAGGTAATGAGATACTTATTCTATCCATGTCTACCATTTTACTCCTCCCCTAATTTCTTAACTGAACATTACATGTACTAGATAGTGACTTTGTAATATTTGATAATATCTTAAGAGTACTATTTAAATATTATGTAATAATAAGGTGAAAAACTTTGAGCGTTGTTATTGGATATTATGGAAAAAATGGAGCCGTTATTGCAGGCGACAAAAGAAATTTACTATTTAACGGAATTGAAAGTAATAGGGAAAAGCTTGAAGAGATTATGTACTCCGGACAGCTTAGAACTGATGAAGAGTTATTAAAAAAAGCTTCTGAATTTGATGTTAAGATCCATATTAACGATACGCGAGAAAAAGTTAAAAAATTTGGAAACGTATTATCTGGCGAAGTCCTTTCAATCGGACGGGAATCTAAAAGAAGGAGAATGTACCTTACAAAGGAAAAATGCGTAATTCTCGATATTGAAAATGATCAGATAACTAATAAATCGGTTAAAAACGGATCTGGAATCGTTGTATTTGGAAATAGATATATAAAAAATCTTGTTGAATCAGAAATTAAAAAACACGTTCAAAAAATTTTAAAGATGAGTGCCAAGGAAATCAGTGCACTATTTGAAAAAATCCTAAAAAATATTGAAAATGCAACGTTAAGTAATGAGTTTGAATATTACTTTGTTGAAACTTATGAGAATAACCTTGAAAAAGTAATTGAAAATGATTTAAATGACCTTTTCAACTACAGAAAAGAATTATCTTTAAAAATGGTTGAAATGCAAAAAGTAATGATGATTGCTGATAAAATTGTAAAAATCGGGGATGTCGGGGAAATTGAAAATGGAAACTTAGTTCTATACGATGAATTCCTCGCAATAGATAAAATATGTCCTGAACCAACAATATACTGTGAAATAGGAATTACTGGCGAATTTGCTGAAGGGGATATTATAACAATAGATAATGAATCTTTAAAAGTAAAAAGAACTGGAAGTCCTGTCGTAGTTGAAAAGATAATCTGCAGAAAATAATAAATTAATTAAATTTAACTTTTTTTCCGATTAACTCTGGATTTATGCCTGAAGCTTTCACTTCAAACATTCTATTTGATTTTACTTTTGAATTGTAGGTTTTCCAAGGGATTAAGTTGCTTGCAATGTCTACAATAGTATTGTCTTTTAAAAAAATCACGTCTATTGGGTACTTCATGAAAAATGTATGAATATGGAGTTTTCGATTTCCATATTTGAAGAATAATCCTTCATTTTCTGAAATATCCCTAAGCATGAGTCCAAATGCCCGTTTTATAAAATTATCCGCAATTTTTACAGAATAAATTTTACCATTTATTTCAAGCGTTTTTGGACTCATTTTTTAGTTCCTCTCTTGTAGGGTACTGGAACGTACTGCACAGATGGCCTTTGGTTTACAGGTTGCCTGTATAGATCAAATAATGCATAAACAATTTCTGGTAAATCGGTGTTTACTTCGATTCCGAGTTCTTTTAATTTTTTAATTGTTAATGGATAGTCGTGAGTCCATTTTCCAGTTGAAAGGGTTTCTGATAAGTATTTTGCTTTTTCTTCGCCCATTTTGTCCTTCAATATCTCGTAGACAAATTCTTTAACCTGGATTATTGCTTTTCTTGAAATGTCTCCCAAAATTAAAGTTTCGTCATCCAATTCATCAGTATATTTCGTATTTATCGCATTTATAATTGAAGCTGCAGGATACTGTCCAACTTGAGGATCTACTGGCCCCATAACTGCATTTTTATCGATTATTATTTCGTCTGCTGCAAGCGCGATCAAACTTCCGCCGCTCATTGCGTAGTGCGGAATAATAACTGTTGTTTTTGCTTTGTGTTCCTTTAGGGCCGTTGCAATCTGTTCACTTGCAAGTACGAGTCCTCCAGGAGTGTGAAGAATTAAATCAATTGGCATGTCTTCAGGAGTCATTCTAATTGCCCTTAAAATCTCTTCACTGTCTTCAATTGTAATATATTTGTAAAGTGGAATTCCAAATAGGGCCAATTGCTCCTGTCTATGTATCATAACAATTGCACGGGTTTTTCTAACAGCTTCGAACTGTTTTATAAATTTGTACCTTTGTAAAAGCCTATATCTAAAAAGCACCTGCGGATAGAAGAATAAAAATATGAAAAATATCCACATAACTGATGATGGATCCATTTTAACAGCCCCCGTGAAAATTGTCTTTTTGCTTCCGCTAAAGTCCTTAAATATCCTAAATATCTTATCGTATATATTCTTTTTATATCAGATTAACGTACTTACTTAACCTTATATAATATCTTACTATAATCAAATTATTCATCTAATAGACGAGGTGCACTGATGAGCAATATCAATATCAGTAACCTGAAACTCAAAAAAAATCTTCAAAAGCCACCAGTAGTTCCTGAAGAAGCATTGTGTTTAAAATACGTGATTTTGGAACCTGTTGGCTTTCCAATAAATGTTAATGGCGAGAATTTAAGGGTTAGTGTAGAAGACCATGCATTATTTAACTCATACGCTCGAGAACAGTGGGAAAACGAGATTGTAAA
Coding sequences within:
- a CDS encoding RecB-family nuclease, whose product is MFIALHNTFSSKQIEEFTKTVFGMGLDSVIFTRATGSAAQNGIPIAQKMAIKLNKNLMFLEDIDDAVEILNPERVILIADSKIANEKIDFKSIGKRDLVIFSGNSSGFTKKELEKGTAMHILENNIGAIGEVAIFLYKMNE
- a CDS encoding DNA cytosine methyltransferase, yielding MNFIDLFCGCGGFSRGFVEMGFKPLLAIELDENAANSYALNYNGTVFEKKLNEILEKEVYFKLEDFLVQDDIEEFKKLNNYENLNPVVINEDIREINSKYISNIVNNNSDSKIDLIIGGPPCEGYTGANPKREKIPFNRLYRDPVGRLVLEYIRIVGDISPEVFVMENVPGILNYETREHLEKEFSRVGFDEIYFHVFDSENYGNPSLRKRVIVSNIPLNLEKTDNVDVKTALSNIDRNALNNEKYPLPEKIAKDIHKIKIGGSAVKFKACGGFLDNYIRLSMEGNSETVMGKRRFIHHEEDRLLTVREQARLMSYPDTHIFAGGITAQYNQVGESVPPSLSLVIAKEVKKYLNNK
- a CDS encoding CoA-binding protein, whose translation is MTRLDQLKNSNYGKILEDLEIKKLLNSSKNITIVGISKNSENPSFFVSKYLIESGFNVYLINPKYSGEKILNHHVYSNISEIKEKIDIVSIFVNQSKTLAIAKEAVKLGFNAFWFQLETSDKETVDYVLKNGFDVVLEKCIMVEHQKFL
- the argH gene encoding argininosuccinate lyase, giving the protein MNILRRGRLGSNVKEDVMKFTTSLEFDKEIFESDILCDIAHTTMLIEQNVISEENGKKIIAELKKIAEKGMENLDLDPSLDDIHMVIESELIKELGEDVAGRMHTGRSRNDEVATDLRLSLRKKVLEIIGHLITMEQNMLKVSNEHKETLTVGYTHLQQAQPVTFGHHILSHVSAIERDISRFFDTYNRINISPLGCSAMATTGFNLNRKRTQELLGFYDIIENSMDGVSSRDFIVETMANISMLGTNLSKICEELVVFSSAEFNTIEIANEYTSTSSIMPQKKNPDVAEITRAKLSTLNGELVTVLTIMKALPNTYNRDLQEISPHLWKSVYTLIDCIQMVDGMISTIKVNKERMKENAEKNYSTATELADTLVRECGIAFRMAHGIVGELVKRSIEEKVEIKEIILEVLEKNNLSLSQEKIDTALDPFENVKLRNVIGGPAPEEVERAISSFNTKISTHKEKLDEKIAEVNTVNKNLLK
- the truD gene encoding tRNA pseudouridine(13) synthase TruD, with amino-acid sequence MKFRQKHEDFIVNEILEYELDDSGNYSLYKLQKNGIENLKAISYLSKNFEVPTKEIGYCGLKDRHAITTQYVSIPNEYGKLSLDEDNLKLEYVGTIKKPLKIGKLYGNRFEIIARAVDKNEFLKIADNIRALSLGAPNYYDEQRFGSVFNGKFIAKEILKGNYEEVVKILLTSYTKSEKKQIKDLKRFIDKNWGNWDECLKYIDKKQIKSKMFRNMVKSLKYENDFKKSFKYMDNRLKELFISAYQSYLWNECLKEFLKEIIPQENRKYVDYCCGTFLFYENIGEELFDKLKELDFPTIVSDVEYSDSEKKIINAILKKERIKFSDFEKMDFGKLKYTKRPIISIPEDVNTGTFKSDELNQKKYKIALEFSLKKGSYATIILKRVFSIL
- a CDS encoding PUA domain-containing protein, encoding MKHRKLEESEISAIKAAISRYIGKKAEELDFKNFLLLKGKSKNVVYVSSKVLKSLENHKDIYSVGINVGELEEISGKEKFLPSLEGINMVSKYIEKNYARVNEKGESLFLYERDVFDTSIIEVVGDGKVAVFNENKELLGIGKYNGKLIKNIMDRGWYLRHGG
- a CDS encoding radical SAM protein produces the protein MNSTEILENSIKAFKLMEKHHENITSLERALFLGWYCNLENPCKFCFMSTQKEKIKDPLKARRKPESILAESIIMKRIGWKLEFISGGYGYKTEELNDTIEMVSYVQQAKQYLNVGIIDFENLNLNNVEGVVGAVETVNPKLHEELCPGKPLSNTKEMLKKAKDMGLKTGITIILGMGETEDDIEVLLNLIEELNLDRITFYSLNPQDETIFQGKTSVTTLEYMNWVSSVRLTFPKIKIISGTWVDKLTNIGPLVMAGSNVITKFPLFSIYGKKEGKTVENEILSTGRELYSSFSDLDVLKGVKTLEKTKYMPEKIDISEKNLEMVNNLSKQIDQKIESYVKTTIRRSQK
- a CDS encoding LysR family transcriptional regulator, which codes for MNKLSESDLSVTLNINYRGKHVTKTQVEILKLVSETKSQNKVAEILGIPPSTVNIQIKRLENKLDLKLIHSSPAGTMLSDDAERIVSFYNAYLERTSKEKFIACGFISGEVGRLLFDDVLVSSFSNVLKLYKSNLTSIVGIDDPYWSYRLGDPVPVAFDHFVMVSKDEFDHKNLLGVNYSAHRIVWKTLKNEKIDFKVAKVVKNPFYAIDLLEEGYSMFLNTCLLRYVKKDYLIETPEYYDKTRHTINFILNNSILENEFEELLYKKQKEIKSAGFEPIL
- the nikR gene encoding nickel-responsive transcriptional regulator NikR is translated as MVDMDRISISLPTNLLAEFDEIIEERGYASRSEAIRDSIRDYLIKHKWIHSLEGHRAGTISIIYDHHSTDVMEKLTTIQHDYEKLIVATIHMHLDHDHCMEVVLVKGDASDIKDLTDKLTSQKGVKQVKLTVMVPGGNIPQ
- a CDS encoding DUF2121 domain-containing protein, encoding MSVVIGYYGKNGAVIAGDKRNLLFNGIESNREKLEEIMYSGQLRTDEELLKKASEFDVKIHINDTREKVKKFGNVLSGEVLSIGRESKRRRMYLTKEKCVILDIENDQITNKSVKNGSGIVVFGNRYIKNLVESEIKKHVQKILKMSAKEISALFEKILKNIENATLSNEFEYYFVETYENNLEKVIENDLNDLFNYRKELSLKMVEMQKVMMIADKIVKIGDVGEIENGNLVLYDEFLAIDKICPEPTIYCEIGITGEFAEGDIITIDNESLKVKRTGSPVVVEKIICRK
- a CDS encoding DUF192 domain-containing protein translates to MSPKTLEINGKIYSVKIADNFIKRAFGLMLRDISENEGLFFKYGNRKLHIHTFFMKYPIDVIFLKDNTIVDIASNLIPWKTYNSKVKSNRMFEVKASGINPELIGKKVKFN
- a CDS encoding ATP-dependent Clp protease proteolytic subunit, producing the protein MDPSSVMWIFFIFLFFYPQVLFRYRLLQRYKFIKQFEAVRKTRAIVMIHRQEQLALFGIPLYKYITIEDSEEILRAIRMTPEDMPIDLILHTPGGLVLASEQIATALKEHKAKTTVIIPHYAMSGGSLIALAADEIIIDKNAVMGPVDPQVGQYPAASIINAINTKYTDELDDETLILGDISRKAIIQVKEFVYEILKDKMGEEKAKYLSETLSTGKWTHDYPLTIKKLKELGIEVNTDLPEIVYALFDLYRQPVNQRPSVQYVPVPYKRGTKK